The nucleotide window CAGATGCTTGCTGCTCAGTTAAGTGGTGGGTGTTTAAATCCTGAAACACAGTCAGGGTTAGGTCTGCCCAATGGGAGCCTTATGGGATCTGGTATTAAACAGGAGCCTGGAACACCACAGACACCCACAACCCCACAAAAGCCAGAGATGTGGTCAGACAATGAGCACAACTTCTTGGACCCTGACATCGGTGGTGTGGCAGTGGCACCTAGCCATGGTTCAGTCCTCATTGAGTGTGCTAAACGGGAGCTCCATGCTACAACACCTCTTACAAACCCAGACCGCAACCACCCTACACGCATCTCCTTGGTCTTCTACCAgcacaaaaatatgaatgaggCTAAGCATGGTCTGGCACTGTGGGAAGCCAAGATGGCAGAAAAGGCtcgagagaaggaggaagatgcAGAGAGGAATGGTTGCGAAGGGACACCAAGCAAGGGCAGCAAGAAGGGGGTGAAGCGAGAGCATTCAGAGTCATCAGAAACCACCGGAGAGCCTCCTTACAAGCGTTTTATCAAGACACTCATGGAGGGGTCCTTGTCATGCACAACAAACACCCATGTCAGTACATCTCCGTACGCCTTCACCAAGGTCACAGGGCCTTACAGTCAGTTTGTGTAAAACAAGTGCATGGAGAAGAAAATTGAAGGTGCTTTATTTATGACAAACAAAGAACACAAGCACCTCTGGTCTCATCTAAAACACTCCTTCCTATTCATAAGGTTAGTAACACTGTTGCGTAGAAAAAACAACCTGTGatcagatgacaaaaaaaaaaaaatcacctatTACATCAGGTCTTTCACCTCTTTAAAAATCAAGCTTTACTAGTTGACCCTActaagatgtatttatttttgtttagatACACACTGTCAAAATCTCTGGTGCTTTCAGTCTGATACATAAGGACCTATTTTTACTGGAAACAAAGTTTCATTTTTGCtggctttatttttcttacaaaaTTTTGGAGATGTAATCTTGCCATAAAATACTGACTTTGTGAATAACAACATTCACGGTGCTAAGGGTGTGTGTTCATTACCatcttttttaattcaaatgcCTTCACACTATAACCATGACACTCTTTATGAGTGACACTCAATAACTTATGTCAACAGGACGCTGAAAATATCATCACACTGTCAAATCATCAGCTTCATAATGGTTTCTGGCAAGTCAGTGTTTCTTGAGCACTTTTTGATCACGAgagttaaagtctgtgtaaagtcaattcattgatttacttctaaacatattatacatgttggaaaatggtaacagaaaacatgtgaaaaggctgataactatgcagtactgaattgtggagatagagccttaaactgtttctcaccgtctcatttttcctgattttctgagcctgcaaaaaaggggTACCCCGTGACGTAGTGGCGTGCCTGCGTGACCttggtccctcccctactatataagaccgagagtccgctctcctcagtggttaacctgcctcgtggccagttattgttaatatctgacactactactactacagtctacagttagccagttagctgagctagccgccgagctagccgctcAGTTAGCGGCAGAAAGCTCCATGTTTCTGGCAGAGGttgtgactttgattgacaggtgacacttggtagggggcggggtttcagcgaacttggcgggcactcccacagcgtttgggagcagagaaagatgcagacttttacacaactttgaagcctaatttcatatatttggcgatttttttaatcattcaaatttggcagggtggttaacaacacacttttctgtggtatgtcaacctcaaaacacatatttattcttactttacacggactttaaatgttttggtAAGACctttaaatcataaaatgtgGTTATTCTGTATTGCAACATTGACATTTGTAGCACCCTTAAAATGAAATTGGTGAATTTATAACAGAGGGTTGATTTAGCAATCCATGATACTGTTTCTGGTTCATGCAAAaaggttttctgttttttttcttagaaaACCATTGTGTTGgtgcttctttctctttcctatGTCATTTATACTGTAAATTGAGCCATTCTAATGGtgcatttttaactttttgaggaaaaaaaatcatcatgtttgtgttattttagttttttccagGTTTGCTTGGTTAgtgactgtttttaatgttcctTTACCACAGGTTCATTGAACAAACCTGGATTGTGAATATTTCATGTAGTTGTATGTATGTGGTGCTtagtaaatgtgctttttatacACTGAGGAACATGAAACAGGGTAAGCTCAGTGTCAGTCTCAGAGGGCAGCTGGCTTGCTGTGGGTTCTTTAATTATTGTAATCTAACTGTAAGATAAACAGGTGAGATTTGTACAGTAAATTAATTTCCCTTTTTGGAATTACTGTTATAGATTTTGTGTTGTAAAGAATGCTAACAGCCTATTTCATTGTATGTCTTTGGGTTTcaactgattttatttcataAGGTGCTATTCAACCTGCTAGAAACATACAATGTGAGACTCTTTGGGCAGTGAGAAGGCTATtaaataatgtacagtaccaaCCTCTCATATACCTCAAACCCAGTTTGGCAATAGGattataacatatttttcttccttcctacctttcttcctttgtATATTACCTTCAAAATGTTAATAACAGTTTAACTGCAGGCCACCAAAAGGCAGAAAAGTTCATTTCTTACTTTCTTATCAATGTGCTAGAAAGTATTACTTGAACTTGAATCTTTGATGTTACTGTAAAATCAGGGACATTTTCAACTAATTTTGTGTACATCTTCATCGCCTGTATTCATCTTGTCTTTCCTCATTCAGGGACTTGCCATTGCATCCTGAATCCCAATACATCTAGTCTATTATACTTCACagacaaaaatattttgtgagGAAAAAATACTTTCCTACTTTCCTacaatttttacttttattttaggTAGTTGGTAGGTGgtaatcttttaaaataaatttgaaCATAAAGTATGCACTGAGTTGACTAAAGGGAAAGTATGATGTTGACTAAGTAAAGagcaatgttttttcttttgttatgaGGCAAGACCAGGGCAGTGATTAACGTAGTTGCAcatctgtgtgcctgtgtataGTTAAATTTATTTATAACCACTAAGCAATTGTATAATGATTCTTCTCcctcttatttgttttaattaatgtgatATATAATGGAATGACTGTCATGATATAGTAACAACTCACCCCACTCTTCAACATATTCATTTTCTGAAAGcacttcatttctttttcaggaaaaaaaatgtaataaagaatTACAAAACgttttatttaaacagattgtaaatgtgttaaaaaataaataaattatgtcACATTGTACATACCAAGAATTTGTATTGCAGGAATACAACTCattcttttaatttttatgttaatgtagGTTCTTCTAGTTCTGTCAAATTGATCCATAGCTTTTCTATCAGCAATCCTCATCATATCTTAAAACATCCTTTTGGCTCTTTCAGGTTACCAGAATGATCATGGTTAGATTATCCAGGAAGTCTCTGTAAATATTACACTGTCATAGCAATGTTTACAGTTAAAGTATCCTGTTAGCCCAAACATTAGAagttatagttttttttaactgttccagttttgtaaaataaatctacagaaataaaatgttgaatttcGTTGTACAGGACCCAGCTACAGTAGCAGGTTGTGGTTGAGAATGCCAAGGTTTCGCCAAGATATAGCGGGTTAAAAGCATAGCCATACTTGAAGATGCTTCAGAGTGTTTCTGAGTGAGTCAACATTACTTGAATGACTTTCTGGGCATAACTAGTGCACTGTATGTGCTCAGCTCAAAGGTTAAGCTAGCAGTTGATCTACACATGGTCTTTTTGCAGTCAGACactaaaagtataaaaaaaaaagtgcaacttttgtcattttatttttcaaggcTTCCCTTGTTCTCCTGAAGTTTGGTATGCTATAAAATGGAATTAAGGATGGGTATTAATACTGTAAGTATTGTAATGTACTGAATGCAGTTTATTTGAAAGCTGTTTATTATATCATTCCTGATATTGCTGAGatgtgggtgtttttttaataaaatttatatttatttaaagcaaaTTGATTTGTTACTCCAAGTTAATATCATTAACTTAATATCTAAATTATGTGCATTACTGTCCcaaaatgttatgtttataaatgtgtaattagGGATAAAAGTGGGAGatcattatattcattttttttttatgtacccAAAGAAGATATTGTTTACCTGTTACATACAAATTGTGTCATATTTGTGGTTACAAGCACAAACTCACCACAGTCTTAAAGAAAAATAGGGCATTGTCTTTAAATAGGTCATATTAGTAATACATTTCATCTCTGGTTCATTActcaacataataaaaacagatagtCTTTTTCAGCTGCTTATATTGTCAATGTACTGATCATTTTATTATCCATGTGAGTAcccttttatttttacacattatttGATGGTAACTGATATGGCACTTTACCCAGCTGAGAATTACAGTAGTTCTTACCAAAAATAAATTCAGCTGCATACAAATGATGAAGCAGTGTTGGTACTGCTTCATAAGCTGTAAAGATGTTTTTTGCTGGTTTCCATATTGTCTTCAGTGCTTCACAGTCATTCAGACAAAGTGCCACTTGTCCACTGTTGAAGAAAAGATTTAGAATCACATAATTTAGTTTATGCATATAGCACCAcaaataaaccatttattgtGAGTCAGTTATTATTTACTTACCTTCTAGAGGCACCAGATGTGGTTTACCAATAGGAGGGGACTGAGGAGTCAAAGAATGTACATTACAATTACCAAACATTATTCCAGTACAGTTTTTATGCTATTATTGTGTTTCCTATCATCATTGTAAAATAACAGCATATCGAAGGTCTCACCGATTGGACGGCATCTCTGGCCTCATCAGTACTGCATTTGAAAGGACTCTCACAACAAGAGACATTTTTGCTGAATAAAAAGATATCCACAGAAAAATCAGTAGAATCCCCAGAACACCTTACACTTCATATGGCCAATAATACATGTACATCACACACATCCATAACGCAGGGGTTTTACCACCAACTTACCATTCAATCCCTCCACTATTCGTCTGCTTCTGCACTAGTGCCCTCCAGTGCTCATGGGTGGACTTAATGATCTCAACGGCAAAATCCTATAAAAAGGACAATGCatttcagaaaattacattttgttcttCTTAGGGAGAAATCCATTTGAGCTTATTCAGACACTGAAACTGCAATGGACTGCAACCACTATTACACCTTCGTGtctaatgtatgtatgtagtattACAAAGGTCTTCGTACTTTGTCTTTGAATTGTCCGTTGAACCCAAATTGGTTCTCAGGCTTTCCATCAGGCACTTTATATTTCCTGAACCAGTCGACGGTGGCCTCTAAATGACCAGGCCTGCTTTTGCGGACATCCTCTATACCTAAggaaaaccaacacacacacacaaacagaataaGTATTGGTATATATTAGATTTAAATCTGTATACCGTTTACCCTTGGTATTAGGTATATATTGGACAAAAAGATTAGAGTATGTTTCACAAGACCATACTTCTGAATTatgttatgtgtttataaaaTTGTGCAGCAAATATTTAGCAATTACAGATGCATTAACaggtaatacatttaaaattgaCTGAAAATAGATTTGTCAAACTAACAGCCTACACCTTCTTTCTCCACCATGGTGCTGTAAAGTAATGTTTCAATCAGCAGGTTTTTTACACCACCAGCAAGCCACAAGTTGGAAAGATACAAAATGCAACTGGGCAAAAGTTTGTGGCTGTAATACACTGTGAAAGGTAGCAGGTTTATCTGCCCATAAaacaatataagaaaaaaatgcaactgTTCTTAAcaaagtatacacacacaatatgtttTGGAGAGAAACATTGACTGTAAGCAAAACTgtgtttataatgaaaatacttaaaatacacCTAACCAGTTTGAAGGAGCAGCCAACCTCCTTTTAGGATTCCCTTTTTCACCTGAAATCATCTCCAGATTCAttcagtgaaagtgaaaaaagggTAGTGCAGCTGCATttctaccacacacacattttgtggCCAATTACATATCTGACAAGCTATGAAGACTGTTTGGACAACAGATCGTCAAAGGATCTACAAGGCTTGGATTAACACCTAGAATTTTATTActtcacatttcatttatttggaaTATCTGGTTCACCCAAATCCAGATAAAATCCTCTTTCCCATGACTTGTTGACGTCAGGTTGGCTCAGCTATATTTGTTTGGGTAGTATATGGATCAATGTCTTAATAATTATTCGCATTAACTGTGCAAAACACCCACAATTGAGGTTTTTGGCATCTGGGTCATCAGCATTGATAGCAATGACCTTCCAGTCCATTTCTCCCTCGTCAATCATGGCCAAGATGCCGAGCACCTTTACTTTAATCACCTGACCTGGAGAGCACACCTGAGGAACAGGCCAACAAACGACAAAtgaacaattaatcaataaaaatcacaatatGAAATGCTATATTTTATAAAAGCTATATTATAAAATCACATATAAATTGatctaaaaaaacatgtactgtaaaagTGTAATGTATATACACCTCAAGCAGTCTTACCTGGGTGCCAATGTCACAAACGTCAATGGGATCATTGTCACCACAGCACTtagtttctttgtctttgtggttTGGGTCCTCCCATGTCTTTTCCAAGGAACCGTTCAAAATATTGCaagaaatcaaacatttaaaccaACAAACtgagtaaaaaagtaaaacactcGCAAGCTTacatgaatgaataatgaaattCAGTGAACACCAAGCTCATCTTAAAGTGTTgaaattattgttatttgtcATCAGCTGACTATAATCACATCAACACAGAAGGGGATCATAAACTGAATGTTTTCATGAGTGCTTTTATCAAATGTGCATTTTCTTACCTGTGGGATTGCCCCATAGTTCCAAATGTAACCTTTATGAGGAAATATGTTGGCAACATATCGCAGCTTGCCTTTCTTGATATCTTGTTTGATTGGGTTTAAAGGTTCCTTTGTTGCAATCTGGAAATTGAAGGAATTATGAAGGTGTaagtgtatatatttgtgtgtgcatgcttttgCCAGCGTTATAAcatagtagttttttttaatgaaaggtTCTGACTTACCTGATGGGGAAAAGATACATAGTTTAACTTTTCTATAATGTTGCTAACGCTCAAACTTTCATCTTCAGGCTACTGCTATGCTAGTCCCACAAAAGGCTTATAATTAGACATTCAGTTAAGATTTTTTGAGAGACATTACATTTCTTAATTAATAACATGTAGTTGAGCAATGTCAGCTACAATCAGTATTCTCAATTAAGGGTTCAATAAGTAATAACCAGTTTCAGGACATGCCTGTTCATGCACACTGATTCAGCCTTTAATAAACctgtagtagtagcagtagtagtcaCGATGTAATGCTACAGATGAGTTATGTAACCATcagatgttattttaatgtgagaCATAACTTGCTTACCTCCATTTTAGCATTTGTCCATCGAGGTACCTCCACAACCATGTTGAAGAGCACCTGAACGCACAGAGGAaaactatatacagtatatgctggGGTAAATGCTGCTGAATACTTTTAAGTGTGTGATTTTGACAGTACCTCACTGTCATTCTTCTTCGGTCTTTTAGCAGGCAAATCATTATCctgttgaaagaaaacaaaaacatcacagaatGGTTGGTTGATATATTATGTTTATGCAGTGTTTATTAAATAGTGAAAAGAAGTCATGAACTTTATTCATCATTCTATCAAACAAACTAAAACCTCTGCGATTAAAGGTTACCTTCTCTGGCTCTGCTGTCAGTGGAATGTCGTGGAATGGTGAAATGTATTTCCCTTCAGAagtttctgagaaaaaaaaaagaaaacatctataCAATTGTGACACATGAAACTTCAGAAGACTGTTTATTAGAAAAAGGCCACCactgaatatgtaatatgattCCTGCATCCTACATATAGATATGATGGGTTCAATCTGGTCAATGTAGCTATATAGCTTTTAGTGTCTAGATGTGTGGGTTGTTGTAGGTTTGTGACAACAGGGACAACAGTatgcataataataaacaatgtaTATGTttcttcatcatgtttttagccatataaatgtgaaagttcattcttgatctTGGAAATAATACATCGAAGGTCATGGTCCACTCAAGGGCTTTCGTCACAATCTCAAGGGCACATGGAGTTTGCTCCGTTGTCATGGAGTTAGGGCAGAGTGATATCTATCTCCATGACAAATGGGCAAAGTCCATCTACTGAGAAGGACCATGATATGcagttgaaaaaaagaagcaaataagGGCACACAAACCAGTTTCTTGGTTCATTACAGATGCGGTCAGTCACAAATAAGTGTCCTCCATTATATGTTCATTGAGTAATGAATAAAGAGTTAATTCATTGGCTGATAATTATGCTGAGAATCATATCCACTACACTACTCTATTGCTAGTATTTCCTCAGACATCGTCAACCATTAATTTGTTTATATGTAACATTGCATGATAATGGTAAACGGAATATCTTTAGGTTCTGAATCAATGGTCAGAActgcagatgaatcaataacGAAAATAACTGTTCGTTGCAGACctataataatgaattaaatgtttcCATTAGTTACCTATGATGATAAGATAACAATGACCGTCATCACAATTAAGTGATTTCAACTCTATCTGATGGCGCAAGTGCCTGAATTTCACCATTACTGATGGGGAAATACCAGCttctatcttttcttttctttttcttgtttagcCAATGACCACGACCGCCCAAGAGGAAGTAAAACCACATGAGGATGCACTGAAACCTCTTCCTTTCATTCAgcttttgagtgttttttaaataatgaaaacagaggGTAACACTAACGGGGTTTTGACTTGACAGCTCAATAAGTGAAGGAACCACACGACAAAGTAATAACCCTAATAAACCTTCTCATGTAACTTAAAGGTCAAATGTTTACCTAGACCTAACGCCGACCTGTGGTTACCTGTCGAGACTCCATACCGCGGTGCTAACTCGTTTTTACCATGAAATACCACATGGTGGAGGATATTAACTTACTAAAATAAATCCGGTAGTCGGGAGAATTGGGGTGTCCTCTCTCTTCAATTTGAAAGTGCATAATTTTTCTCAAATTATACAGATGAGGTACAGCTGCAACGTGTGTGAGGAGTTTGTTCCGAGAGGCGGAAAAGGACCCGAAAGTTGTCACCAAGCAGCCGAGAGAAGAGCGCAGCAGCAGCGGCCTCATCCTGGACACTTGTTCCCCTCTCTCCTCGGTTCCTGTTTCCGTCTGCGAGTATTCGTTTCCTAGGGTGGCGATGGAAGACCCGCCCCGGCTCTGCCCCTGGATTGGCTCTTACCCTGACATCCCTCTTAA belongs to Scomber scombrus chromosome 2, fScoSco1.1, whole genome shotgun sequence and includes:
- the ppa2 gene encoding inorganic pyrophosphatase 2, mitochondrial, producing the protein MRPLLLRSSLGCLVTTFGSFSASRNKLLTHVAAVPHLYNLRKIMHFQIEERGHPNSPDYRIYFKTSEGKYISPFHDIPLTAEPEKDNDLPAKRPKKNDSEVLFNMVVEVPRWTNAKMEIATKEPLNPIKQDIKKGKLRYVANIFPHKGYIWNYGAIPQTWEDPNHKDKETKCCGDNDPIDVCDIGTQVCSPGQVIKVKVLGILAMIDEGEMDWKVIAINADDPDAKNLNCIEDVRKSRPGHLEATVDWFRKYKVPDGKPENQFGFNGQFKDKDFAVEIIKSTHEHWRALVQKQTNSGGIECKNVSCCESPFKCSTDEARDAVQSSPPIGKPHLVPLEVDKWHFV